The sequence GCGCGCTCGATGCCGGCATGTATCGCAGCGGCGGCGTCCTTGTCCGGGTCGCTCAGCACATGGCGCACAACGCGGTCGCGGTGTCCGGGGTGGCCGACGCCGATGCGCAGCCGCCAGAAACCGACGCCGACATGGCGGATGATGTCAACAAGGCCGTTGTGCCCGCCGGCGCCGCCGCCGTGTTTCAGGCGGATTTTGGCGACCTCAAAGTCAATCTCGTCGTGCGCGACCAGTATCGCGCCGGTGTCAATCTTGTGAAAACCGGCGAACGCCCGCAATGCGCGCCCGCTGTCGTTGATGAAGGTCGAGGGAATGAACAGCCACAGCGGTCTTGACGCCATCTCAATACGGCAACTGGAGCCGTGCAGTTTGCCGCGCCCGGCGAACACCGCGCCATGGCGCCGCGCCAGCGCCTCGACAAACCACCTGCCGGCGTTGTGACGGTTGCCGGCATACTCATCACCGGGATTGCCGAGACCGACGACCAGACGAATGCCCGCGGTTTCAGTCATCGAAGCGGCACGACAACGGGAGGGGCGGGAAATGGCAGGAGGCAAGCCCGCAAGGGCAACAGCACGAGGCAAGCCGCGCAAGGCAACAGCACAAAGCAAGCCGTGCGCGCTACCGCGCACGGCGGAGCATCAATCCTCCTTCTTCTCCTGTTCGCCTTCCGCCGGCGTCTCTTCGCCGGCCTCCGCCTCGGCGGCCTCGGCGGCTTCTTGCTCTTCCTCCAGCGCGGCGACGCGCGGCTTGATAACCGACACAATCGCATGGTCAATCTCCTCGCCGTGCGACAGCGCCATCAGCATCACATTATCGGGCAGCGTGATGTCGGACAGGTGCAGCGACTGCCCGAGTTCCAGTTGCGCGATGTCAACGCCGATGTATTCGGGCAGGTCCTGCGGCAGGCAAGACACCTCGGCCTCGGTCTGCAAGTGGCTGACAATGCCGCCCTGCTGCTTGACGCCGACGCAGGTGTCCTCGTTGATGAAGTGCAGCG comes from Gammaproteobacteria bacterium and encodes:
- the pth gene encoding aminoacyl-tRNA hydrolase gives rise to the protein MTETAGIRLVVGLGNPGDEYAGNRHNAGRWFVEALARRHGAVFAGRGKLHGSSCRIEMASRPLWLFIPSTFINDSGRALRAFAGFHKIDTGAILVAHDEIDFEVAKIRLKHGGGAGGHNGLVDIIRHVGVGFWRLRIGVGHPGHRDRVVRHVLSDPDKDAAAAIHAGIERACDAVEQLVAGGFDGAMNTLHAD
- a CDS encoding 50S ribosomal protein L25/general stress protein Ctc, whose product is MQKDFEISAQPRDGGGSRFSRRLRGEGLVPAILYGGEHGAVPIALKHNELIRHLGHEAFYSHILTLKIGRKKEKVILRDLQRHPSRPRILHIDFMRVSTDKRITMNVPLHFINEDTCVGVKQQGGIVSHLQTEAEVSCLPQDLPEYIGVDIAQLELGQSLHLSDITLPDNVMLMALSHGEEIDHAIVSVIKPRVAALEEEQEAAEAAEAEAGEETPAEGEQEKKED